A portion of the Drosophila innubila isolate TH190305 chromosome 3L unlocalized genomic scaffold, UK_Dinn_1.0 0_D_3L, whole genome shotgun sequence genome contains these proteins:
- the LOC117789200 gene encoding 28S ribosomal protein S34, mitochondrial has protein sequence MSQKVIKYIGRTTDFRGNTLWELVGSLPDWGVGRMLIRNMFQRYPEPCYMRILKVQAVDEKPNEERKVRVLVEKTWRGVKQPKPVEIYSTSYKADYELVPTEEEHKYLQNAKQVQPVILPTKIEFPPLLREYIKDETGAANPLMNVHFKKTHNKQARLAQPGEKPTLQVSMDLGQPKPVSAKLYEGLL, from the exons ATGAGTCAAAAAGTAATCAAATACATTGGACGCACCACAGACTTTCGTGGCAACACGCTGTGGGAACTGGTGGGCAGTCTGCCCGACTGGGGAGTCGGTCGCATGCTCATACGTAACATGTTTCAACGCTATCCGGAACCTTGCTACATGCGTATATTAAAGGTGCAAGCGGTGGACGAGAAG CCAAATGAGGAGCGTAAAGTGCGTGTGCTTGTAGAGAAAACTTGGCGTGGAGTAAAGCAACCAAAGCCGGTGGAAATCTACAGCACCAGCTACAAAGCCGACTACGAGCTGGTGCCCACCGAGGAGGAGCACAAGTATCTGCAGAATGCCAAGCAAGTGCAGCCAGTTATACTGCCCACAAAGATTGAGTTTCCGCCACTGCTGCGGGAGTACATTAAGGATGAAACTGGAGCAGCGAATCCCTTGATGAATGTGCACTTCAAGAAGACGCACAATAAGCAGGCGCGTCTAGCACAACCAGGAGAAAAGCCCACGCTACAAGTCTCCATGGATTTGGGCCAACCAAAGCCAGTGAGCGCCAAACTCTATGAGGGATTGCTGTGA
- the LOC117786909 gene encoding uncharacterized protein LOC117786909 gives MYTKEFRCLLCQLLIALLCVETMGRLNKRNGFYYRQQHPQQHPQPQLQLQLHQIGSYFEPTFPGSGGEAGKTGYSIGSGLRSIAQGSADQAYSAVANQHAAAKQAAFIAKNTLAQAASQAAATAQAALAGKQVILQELEQQAAEAQRALSRELEQLKAAKLSAKLAQQTAQAAHHHISVLTAAVNNAKSVAEQAEQTSTEVSNQLASQATMVGQAKNRVEQVEEQLHQARVDYAATKESALKASSSAAAAQVNASKAGAHATIGLHESANQKEHRHEEDLESYDEPIDTSGSGHSDNDAIEEHQHDG, from the exons ATGTACACCAAGGAATTTAGATGTCTGCTCTGCCAGTTGCTTATAG CGCTGCTGTGCGTCGAGACCATGGGAAGACTGAACAAACGTAATGGATTCTACTACAGACAACAGCATCCACAACAGCATCCACAGccacagctgcagctgcagctgcatcaAATTGGCAGCTACTTTGAGCCCACGTTTCCAGG CTCTGGAGGAGAAGCGGGCAAGACAGGTTATAGCATTGGCAGCGGATTACGTTCCATAGCACAGGGATCTGCGGATCAGGCTTACAGTGCGGTGGCCAATCAACATGCAGCTGCCAAACAGGCGGCTTTTATAGCCAAAAACACCTTGGCTCAGGCTGCCTCacaggcagcagcaacggcacaGGCAGCCCTCGCTGGCAAGCAAGTGATTCTACAGGAATTGGAGCAACAGGCAGCCGAAGCACAGCGTGCCCTCTCCCGCGAACTGGAGCAACTGAAGGCGGCCAAGTTGTCGGCCAAGTTGGCACAACAAACTGCTCAGGCGGCACATCATCACATATCCGTGTTAACTGCCGCGGTGAACAATGCCAAATCCGTGGCCGAACAGGCGGAACAAACCTCTACGGAGGTGTCCAATCAACTGGCATCGCAGGCAACAATGGTGGGTCAGGCCAAAAATCGAGTGGAACAAGTCGAGGAGCAACTGCACCAGGCGCGAGTGGATTATGCTGCCACCAAGGAGTCGGCCCTGAAGGCCTCATCCTCGGCAGCTGCTGCCCAAGTAAATGCATCCAAGGCAGGAGCACATGCAACAATTGGTCTACACGAGAGTGCCAATCAAAAGGAGCATCGTCACGAGGAGGATCTCGAATCCTATGACGAGCCAATAGACACAAGTGGTTCGGGACACTCGGATAACGATGCAATCGAGGAGCATCAACACGATGGCTAG
- the LOC117786910 gene encoding uncharacterized protein LOC117786910 — translation MRLRMDWILILAASVTLIAADSNWGNEWAPMEADSMLSRRSADPNPPAEDAQGRNYAVHESTQSNATEIDTVIDQLINSRREGRNLGEYDAVYADGNIDQALQQGNDLQARNLIRDKLCGLGLMSCDVEEKRPFYSTIYAQGPPPPSAFGGGPYGPAKPMPPPSYFNGRPPMGAPPSSSLNSFGPPRKVGYESNYKPMNSLYRPGGGQFGGAYLEHPPPSAIDGSDGVTYSKPPPGALIYDSKPPGPIYTGGSNGPVYNGAPNGVPPYNFENPEKLQGGSSSVNGFYSQQSSSSSSSATASSNKVVVGAPLDAGLQQHVHHHYHHVEGGEGAHVPSVTVPIGGGQTINTDFSALAQSSATYTPQAQASSSGFTQSNAFNAGFNGASQGGLLSQGYNPAQKPNGDLYKPTSGLGGYGSSSSLSQSNGFGQNGFGGSPSGSYHSQNPDYYKKELQSGASGSYNGLSTGYGSQNQGGLYQGAGGYDTSRQQIVDCQCVPISQCPAADRIGRKEDLILAIDPRNLGKEIEALSDDAVNATSKADTKETKEEEKKDDEKKRTRRQTDADNKEDDTGDLSLDAQGRQLPLGQSALGLPALQALELIQRKVLPTYGVSFGLPYPTSGHPGGYPSNVLGDYYPAQNPHFGALGPNGLNLGLVNVNPLVSLQVSKTDYGEKVVKPLVNLHVTPNENIIQKVGAFFKKKPSEVHNTHYHHHEHFGGYEHEHPPHHQHHYSEPHSYESLGPYKHFDVEMVHSTPIFEYHSGPSLQPAVQHYHHSDQHFEHHSNHHSEAPFDHSFNSIYPGSAPADIGPSGFGSYRDYSQHYERSVNVTEPEWSTPSRRGKQLNLGQLHNIPTQAPGAAEGSDYVTFPHDRRRRSVQDQSEFELKAEQRAYYGNRPVEKTCRINEVCCRRPLRPQAPPQQLGRCGTRNAAGITGRIKNPVYVDGDSEFGEYPWHVAILKKDPKESIYACGGTLIDAQHIISAAHCIKSQNGFDLRVRLGEWDVNHDVEFFPYIERDVVSVHIHPEYYAGTLDNDLAILKLDHPVDFTKNPHISPACLPDQYSDFTNARCWTTGWGKDAFGEHGKYQNILKEVDVPILSHHQCESQLRNTRLGYSYKLNPGFICAGGEEGKDACKGDGGGPLVCERNGVWNVVGVVSWGIGCGQVNVPGVYVKVSAYLPWIQQITQSYK, via the exons ATGAGATTGAGAATGGATTGGATATTAATTTTGGCGGCCAGTGTCACATTGATTGCCGCCGACTCCAATTGGGGCAATGAATGGGCGCCCATGGAAGCGGACTCCATGCTGAGCCGACGCTCTGCTGACCCCAATCCTCCCGCCGAGGATGCCCAGGGACGCAACTATGCCGTGCATGAGAGCACTCAGAGCAATGCCACCGAAATTGATACTGTTATTGATCAGCTGATCAACTCCAGACGCGAGGGTCGCAATCTGGGTGAATATGATGCCGTCTATGCCGATGGCAACATTGATCAGGCCCTGCAACAGGGCAACGATCTGCAGGCTCGCAATCTGATCCGTGATAAGCTCTGTGGCTTGGGACTGATGAGCTGCGATGTGGAGGAGAAGCGTCCGTTTTACTCGACCATCTATGCCCAAGGACCTCCACCGCCGTCGGCCTTTGGCGGCGGTCCCTATGGACCAGCCAAGCCCATGCCACCACCCAGCTACTTTAATGGACGTCCACCAATGGGAGCACCACCATCCAGCTCCTTGAACTCCTTTGGACCACCACGCAAGGTGGGCTATGAGAGCAACTACAAGCCCATGAACAGTTTGTACAGACCTGGCGGTGGTCAGTTCGGTGGTGCTTATCTGGAACACCCACCACCATCGGCAATCGATGGCTCTGACGGTGTTACCTACTCCAAGCCACCACCTGGTGCTCTTATCTACGACAGCAAGCCACCTGGCCCAATTTACACTGGCGGCTCCAACGGACCAGTCTACAACGGTGCTCCCAACGGTGTTCCTCCCTACAACTTTGAGAATCCCGAGAAGCTTCAGGGTGGCAGCTCCTCCGTCAACGGTTTCTACAGCCAGCAATCTTCTTCATCCTCATCAAGTGCAACTGCTTCCAGCAACAAGGTGGTTGTCGGTGCTCCACTCGATGCAGGACTCCAGCAACATGTCCATCATCACTATCACCATGTGGAGGGCGGCGAGGGTGCCCATGTGCCCAGCGTAACGGTACCCATTGGTGGCGGACAAACCATTAATACCGACTTCAGTGCCTTGGCCCAATCCTCAGCCACATATACGCCACAGGCTCAGGCTTCCAGCTCGGGTTTCACACAGTCCAATGCCTTCAACGCCGGTTTCAATGGTGCCTCCCAAGGGGGTCTGCTCTCCCAGGGCTACAATCCCGCCCAGAAACCCAATGGCGATCTGTACAAGCCCACATCTGGTCTTGGCGGCTACGGCAGCAGCTCCAGCCTTTCCCAGTCGAATGGTTTTGGTCAGAACGGATTCGGTGGCTCACCCAGCGGCAGCTACCACAGCCAGAATCCCGATTACTACAAGAAGGAGTTGCAGAGTGGTGCATCCGGCAGCTACAACGGACTCTCCACCGGATACGGCAGCCAGAATCAAGGTGGTCTTTACCAAGGTGCCGGTGGTTATGACACTTCCCGTCAACAGATTGTCGATTGCCAGTGTGTGCCCATCTCCCAATGTCCTGCCGCCGATCGCATTGGACGCAAAGAGGATTTGATTCTGGCCATTGATCCCAGAAATCTTGGCAAGGAAATCGAAGCGTTGAGTGATGATGCTGTAAATGCCACCAGCAAGGCTGACACCAAGGAGACCAAAGAGGAGGAGAAGAAGGACGATGAAAAGAAACGTACTCGCCGTCAGACCGATGCTGATAACAAGGAAGATGACACCGGAGATCTCTCTTTGGATGCCCAAGGG CGTCAATTGCCCCTCGGACAATCTGCGCTGGGTCTGCCAGCTCTTCAAGCTCTTGAGCTGATACAGCGCAAAGTTCTGCCCACATATGGTGTCAGCTTTGGCTTGCCTTATCCCACTTCCGGACATCCAGGCGGCTATCCCTCGAATGTCCTGGGCGATTATTATCCCGCGCAGAATCCACATTTTGGCGCCTTGGGGCCAAATGGCTTGAATCTTGGCCTGGTCAATGTCAATCCACTTGTCTCGCTGCAAGTGAGCAAAACGGATTATGGCGAGAAGGTGGTGAAGCCACTGGTGAATCTTCATGTGACGCCCAATGAGAATATCATACAGAAAGTGGGAGCTTTCTTCAAGAAGAAGCCCAGCGAGGTGCACAATACGCATTATCATCATCACGAACACTTTGGCGGCTATGAGCATGAGCATCCAccgcaccaccagcaccactaCAGTGAGCCACACAGTTATGAGAGCCTTGGACCTTATAAACATTTCGATGTGGAGATGGTGCACAGCACTCCAATCTTTGAGTATCACAGTGGTCCCTCGCTACAGCCGGCAGTTCAGCATTATCATCACTCTGATCAGCACTTTGAGCATCACTCTAATCACCACTCTGAAGCTCCCTTTGATCACTCCTTCAACTCAATATATCCTGGCTCGGCTCCTGCTGATATTGGACCCAGCGGCTTTGGCAGCTACAGAGATTATTCCCAGCACTACGAGCGCAGTGTAAACGTCACTGAACCCGAGTGGTCAACTCCTAGTCGACGTGGCAAGCAGCTCAATTTGGGGCAACTTCATAATATACCAACACAAGCACCTGGTGCGGCAGAGGGAAGTGATTATGTCACCTTTCCACATGATCGCAGAAGACGCAGTGTGCAGGATCAATCTGAGTTTGAGTTGAAAGCGGAGCAG CGCGCTTATTATGGCAACCGTCCTGTGGAGAAGACTTGCCGCATCAATGAGGTTTGCTGCCGTCGTCCACTGCGTCCACAAGCTCCTCCACAGCAGCTGGGACGTTGCGGCACTAGGAACGCAGCCGGCATCACTGGACGCATCAAGAACCCGGTTTATGTGGATGGCGACAGTGAGTTCGGTGAATATCCCTGGCATGTGGCTATTTTGAAGAAGGATCCCAAGGAATCGATCTATGCCTGCGGTGGCACACTCATCGATGCCCAGCACATCATCTCAGCTGCTCATTGCATCAAATC ACAAAATGGCTTCGATCTGCGTGTGCGTTTGGGCGAATGGGATGTTAACCATGATGTGGAATTCTTCCCCTATATTGAACGTGATGTTGTCTCCGTGCACATTCATCCTGAATACTATGCCGGCACTTTGGACAATGATCTGGCCATATTGAAGCTGGATCATCCCGTTGACTTTACCAAGAATCCTCATATTAGTCCCGCCTGTCTGCCCGATCAATATTCCGACTTCACCAATGCTCGTTGCTGGACCACGGGTTGGGGCAAGGATGCTTTTGGCGAGCACGGCAAATACCAGAACATCCTGAAGGAGGTGGATGTGCCAATTCTATCCCATCATCAGTGTGAATCCCAACTGCGTAATACTCGTCTCGGCTATAGTTATAAACTCAATCCTGGCTTCATCTGCGCTGGCGGTGAGGAGGGCAAGGATGCCTGCAAGGGAGATGGCGGTGGTCCTCTCGTCTGTGAGCGCAATGGAGTCTGGAACGTTGTCGGTGTCGTCTCCTGGGGCATTGGCTGCGGTCAAGTGAATGTGCCCGGTGTCTACGTTAAGGTGTCCGCCTACTTGCCCTGGATCCAACAAATCACCCAGAGCTACAAATGA